From the genome of Aliarcobacter lanthieri:
AAAAATTGATGAAAAAATAGAAAATGAAATAATCTCTAAAATTGATTTGCTTATAGATGACAATCACTCTTCAAACTCAATATATGAATACACTTTAGAAACTTTGGAAAAAAAATATAAAAAGCAAGGCTTAGACTTTGACCAATTTTTAGTAAGAAATGCACTTTATTCAACTTTACATGAAATAGATTTAAAAACATTTAGAACTTATGAAGAGTTTTTAGATAAACCACAAACTTCAAAACTAAAACAATATCTTCAAAATAGATTTAAATTACAAATCAAAAATGGTAGTTCTCCTTTTGATATTACAAAACTTTCTTTACTTATAAATAATCTTTTATTTAAAGAAGCTTTAGACACAAAACTACCTATTTTAGATACAAAAATTGAATTTAATCCTTTTAATGGACTAATTAGTGGAAATAATAGAAGTGGGAAAAAAGAGCAATTAACTATAAAAGAGTTTTTAGAAAAAATCATTGTTATTCAAAAAGAGTTGGAAAAAAATCCAAATAGTGTTATGGATAATTTCTTATATGCAAATGCTTTATATAATTTAAGTTATTTTGGAAATTCTGACCGAATAACTACCGTTTATAGAAGTTCATATACTATTCATACTCCAAAAATGCAAAAAGAGAAGTTAGATTTAGCAATCAAGCATTATAACATTGCATTAAATAAATCAAAAGATAAAGAGTTTAAAGCAAAATTAATTTATATGATTTCAAAAACTTATCTTGCTCTAACTGATTTAAATATTGAAAAAGATAGATGGAGATACTACAAAGAATCAAAATATAATTATGGAGCAATATATGAAACTTTCTTACAAAAAGATGGAGCAAAATATTTTGATAACTTAAAAGACAATTTTTCAGATACAAAATATTATCAAGAACTTATATCGTCTTGTGGAGATTTTAGAACTTATATAAATTCAAAAAGATAAAGGAGAAGTATGCAGTATTTTGGAGAGGTTCAAACTAAATATGAAGAGGTATTTTTAACTCAAAGTTATATGTATTTTAATGATGAAGATAAAAAAATATCTCCTAAAGAATTAAAAGATATGATAAAAACAACAAAAGATAGAAAAAAAAACATTGTAGGTACTGTTTTTATCTATAATCCTGTGGTTACTCCAATTGGATTTGATTCTAATAAAGAACTTTTAAAGCAAGAGTTTGAAGATTTTGATAAATTAATAGAATTAAAAAGTGAAAACTATATAACAGTTTTTAAACAAGCTATGAGCGAACACTGTGAAGGTAAAATTGTAGAGATAAAAAATCTTTTTAATTTAATAGAAGCACATATTGATGCTTCAAATTTACTATCAAAATTTAATGAGGACTTAGAAAAATATAACTCTTCTCAAAATACAGAATTTGATAGGGATATTATGTATATTGATGCACAAAACTTTATACCTTTAGGAAAATTTGTATATTTTTGTTGGGGAGATAAGCTAAATGTAAAAGAATTCCCAAATATTGTTGAATATGCAAAAACATTATATGACAATAGTATAAAACTAGGTAAAAAAGTGGCATTTGTTTATAAAAAAGAGAAAACAATAGAAGAAAGTATTAAATACTTACAATTTTCAAATCCTATGCAAAATTATAAAAATAAAAACTCTATTTCATTTGCAATAAAGAAATCTTTTGATGAGTTTCCTCCAGTTCCTGCTTTTTATGAATAAATTTCATAAAAAGCAGTTATTTTTTAGCTAATTTTAATTTTATAAAGTATATAATTCCGTCCACTTAAATTATTGGGGTATCGCCAAGTGGTAAGGCAACGGTTTTTGGTACCGTTACTCGAAGGTTCGAATCCTTCTACCCCATCCAAATTATTTGGGTTTTTATTTTTATATGGTGAGGTTGGAGAGTGGTCAAATCCTGCGGACTGTAAATCCGCCGCCTACGGCTTCGAAGGTTCAAATCCTTCTCTCACCACCACTTTTAAACTTGTGTGGTTCGATAGCTCAGTCGGTAGAGCAAAGGATTGAAAATCCTTGTGTCGACAGTTCGATTCTGTCTCGAACCACCATTTTATCTAAACTTTTAATCTTATTATAAAATTAGCACCTATAAAACTTTTATCTTCAAATTCAAAATTTATATTTTCAGCATATATAATACCATTTAACTGTTTTTCAACAATATCTCTTGTCATATAAAGACCTATTCCAGTACCATCAAGATTTGTTTTTGTACTAAAATATGGTTCAAAAATTCTATTTATATGATCAATTTTTATTCCACCAGCATTATCTTTTATTGATATTATTATTTCACCATCAATTTCTTTTACATCGACAAAGATATATCTATCATCTTCTTTTTTAATAAGTTCATCTCTAGAATTATTTAAAATATTTATAAAAGCTTGAATCAACTGGTTTTCAAATGAAACTATTTCAATATCATCAATATTTTTTATAATATTAATATTTTGCTTATTAAATTGAACAGATATCAAATCAAATGCCTTATTAAAACTATCTTTTATAAAAAATTTACTTTTTATTCTATTTGGCTTAAAAAAATCTTTAAAATCATCTATAGTTTGCGACAGATGATTCGCAGAATTATTTATTTTAGATGTAAATTCAAAAAACATTTCATCACTAAGAATATTCATCTCTTTTTGTATTTTCATAGCACTTGAAGAAGTAATTATAATAGATAAAGGTTGTCGCCACTGATGTGCAATATTTCCTATCATTTCTCCCATACTTTCCATTTTTGTTTTTTGGTACAATAAAGATTGCTTTAACTCTAATTCTTTTTTATATTCTTTTAATGTTTTTTCTAAATACCTTGAAAGATATAAAGAAATAGATACTAATCCAAATATTAAAATAAATAAAATAAAAGACATTTTTTTAATATATGAACTATATAATTGTTCATTCTTTTCCTGTAATTTCTCAATACTACTTACAACTTCATCTTCATAAAATCCAGCTCCTATAGTCCAATTCCAATTATAAACATTTTTTAAATAACTTAACTTTTTTCTAACTTTGTCAAGTTTGTCTTTTTGAAAGAATGTATAAAAACCTTCATCTTTATTTTTAAATCTATTATATTCATTTGAAGTTTCTAAATAGTATCTATCAGTATAACTTTTACCCATCAAACTTATATTTGGATGAGATAAAAGCTTTCCATTATGATCCATAACAAAAACATATCCACCATCTTTAAATCTAATCATATTTATGTATTCTAAAGCTTGTTTTTGAACAGTTTTCTCAAAATCTTCTATATATTCACCTGTACCAATAATAACATTGAGTGGTTCAAAATATTTATAAAATGCTATTTTTCTAGCTGTTTGTTTTGTATTTGGATTTTCCCAATAATATTCATCATATCTTTCAGTCTTATTTTTTATTGTTTCTAATATTCTTTTTATAAAAGTAAACTCTTTCTCATTAGAATGGCTAATATAATTTTTTCCTTCATTTGCCTTATCTAATGGTAATAAAAGTTTATTCCCAAACTCATCATCTATAAAAAAATACCCTCTTCCTTCATTAAATCGTATCTTATCAAGAGAAACTTTTATTAAATCAAAAATTTCTTCCTTACTTTTTTTATCTTTATATGTTTCATAAATATTTGTTGATATTTCGTAAGCTTCATAAACTCTATCTTTTATTGATTTTTTTAAATATGCTTCTGTATTAGCTTGTAGATACTGTATATAAGTATAGACTCTTTCAACTTCTGTTTGAATATTTTCTTTATTATCATTTATAAATTTTATTTCAATCTCTTTTTTATCTTTTTCATAAGTCTTTTTACTATCAAAGTATATAAACGAAATTATTATAGAAGAGATAAGTAAAACTAAAAATGTTGGAGCTAATTTAATTAACCTTAATAATCTATGTTCATTTAAGTTATCCATAATTTTCCTTTAAAATGGAGACTTTATTATATCAATTTTTTTTAAATATACGCTATATAACTTTTAAAAGTAATATTTTGTTATAATCTTAATACATAATATTAATTAAGGATAACTATGTCAAAAATAGGAATAATAGTAGCTAGTTCAAATAATAATTATAAATTAGCAGTTCAAATACAAGATATTGCAACACAGTTACATTATGAAACTGAAATAATAAATTTAGTAAATTATAACTTACCTCTTTACAATACACTTGAAGAAGATAAAAATGGAATTCCAGAATCTGTTTTAGATTTGGCTACAAAAATAATGGATTTAAAAGCATTTATTATAGTTGCACCAGAATATAATGGTGTTATGCCTCCAGTTTTAAATAATGCTATGGCTTGGACTTCAAGAGCTACAAAAAACTGGCGAGATGCTTTTAATGATAAAGTTTTAGCACTTGCAACTCATAGTGGTGGCGGTGGTCAAAAAGGATTACAAGCTATGAGAATTATGTTTCAACATTTAGGAGCAAATATTTTAGCTAGAGAAATTCTAACAAATTATGAAAAAGGTCTAAATGAAGACTCAGCAAAAGCTATATTACAAAACTTAGTTAAACTTTCAAACGCTTAAGAGATATTTCTCTTAAGCTCTATTTAAATATTGTAATTAAATTGTTATCAAATTATGCTAAAATACTTCCATGAAAGAAAAAGTATATGTCTTAGATACAAATATCATCTTACAAAACCTTCAAAACCTCTATAAAATATCAGACAATAAATCCAACCATATTGTTATTCCTGAAACAGTGCTTCTTGAATTAGAAGATAAAAAGAAGCTAGATAATGAATTGGGATATTATTCAAGAGAGTTTGCAAGATTATTAGCAAAGATGAAAATAAAAGAGGTCGATTATAAAGCTGGTTTTAAAGTTGTAAAACTTTTTAATGATGATTTAAATTTAAATATTATTGCAAAAGATAAATATGATACACAAATAGAACAATTTCATATTTCAGAATCAAATGATAAAAGAATTATTGAAGTTGCAAATATTGCTCAAGAGTATTTTAAAGGTTATCAAACTATTTTTTTATCTTTAGATGTTTATGCGAGAACATTTTCCCTATTTAAAGGAATAAAAACAGAAACTTTGCATGATGATAAATCAACAGTTCCAACATTTAATTTTTTAAAAAATATTGAGTTAGATTCATCACTATTTAATAGCCTAGACAATAAAAGTATCCTTTTAATTGATGAAGAATATCAAATGGAAAACTTTTCATATTCTTTTGAAAGCGGAGATGGAAATACTGAATATGCAATAATTGCAAATAATAAGATTGATATTTTAAAAGAAAATGATTTTAAAGCATTAACTATAAAACCAGTAAATATTAAACAAAAATTATTCTCAAAAGCCATATTATCAAATATGTATGATTTACTTGTAATTGATGCAAAAGCTGGAAGTGGAAAAACATTAATGTCCATAGTTTGTGCAATGAGATTAATTGATTTAGGATTATATGATAAAATAGTTTATGTTAGAAATTCTATAGAATCTTTAGACAAAGGTGCAGAAGTTGGCTTTTTATCTGGAAATGAAGAAAAATTCAGAATTTATAATATGGCTTTATATGATACTTTAGAATTTATTGCAAAAAAACATTTAAAAAAGAGTGCAAATAGAGAAAATAAAGAATCTATAAACTCAAAAATAGATGAATTAAAATCAAAATATATTATAGAAACTCTTTGGCCAGGAGAAGCAAGAGGAAGAACTTTAAGTGGAGCGATTGTAATTATGGATGAGTGGCAAAATAGTAGTGAAAAAACTACTCAACTCATATTATCAAGACTAGATGAAAGTTGTATGGCAATAGTAATTGGTTCAAATAGACAAATAGATAATTTATATTTAAATAAATATAATAATGGTCTAACATCTCTTTTAAAACAAACTTCCCAAGTTCATAGTGAAATAAAAATGTTTGCAATAGAGCTAGAAAAAGCTGTTCGTGGTAAATTTGCACAATTTACAGAGAGAATTTTTGAAAAAAGAAAGGATTAAACATACAAAATAGATTAATAAATGATACTATTTACAATCACATTGAATATACAAAACTAGAAGATAAATTACTTCAAACTAAGATTGTAAATAGGCTTCAATTCATAACTCAAAATGCTTTAGCATATTTTTCATATCCATCAATAACAACAAAGAGATTTATTCATAGTCTTGGAACTATGCATTTAAGCTCTTTTTTGTTTAAGAATGCCCTTTTAAATTCTGATAAAAGAACAAAAAATAGTTTTTTATTAAAAGCAAAAAAAAGTATCTTAAAAATTATAAAAGATGAAAAACTAAAGATTAATATCGAAGGATTAGAATATTTTGACAATAAAGCTTTATATCAATTTGTTATTACTACTAAGTCAAACTCTCAAAGAGCTATATATACAATTTTACTACAAACAGTAAGAATAGTTGCATTACTCCATGATATTGGACATTTGCCTTTTTCTCATCAAGTAGAATATGCACTAAAGAAAATATATGACAAAATAAAAGTAAAAGAAAATCAGCAAAGCCTTTTAAAAAAAGAGATTATATTTAAAGAAAATTATGAAAAAATAACAAAAGACTGTAAAGATGTTTTACATGAAGCAATAGGAGAAAAGTTTTTAAAACTTTTATTTGATTATGAATTAGATGAGCTGGTTTATAAAACTCAAGATAAAGAATATTTAAAACTTATAAAAATTTTGGCTTTAAATATATTAGAAGAAAAAAATGATGGAATTTTTGATTTTGGAGTTTTACATAGATTTGTAGATAGTACAGTAGATGCTGATAGGCTAGATTATATAAATCGTGATATGCTAGCAAGTGGATATATAACTGGCCCAAATGATCATATAAGAATTACTAAACAAGCTGTTTTAGTAGAACAAAATGATAAATTTTATTTAAGTTTCTTTGATATGAGTTTAATAGATATTGAACATATGCTTGAAATGAGATTTAATCTTTATAAAAAAGTGATTTTTAACCATGGAATAGCAAAAACAGACTCTTTACTTGAAAATGTAGTTCAATATTTGGCTAATAAGTATTTTGAAGACAGGAATGAAGATGAAAAATTATCAAACTCTATATCTATGCTTTGGAATTTTGAGAATAAAAATAGGCAAATAGAACTTGATACAATATCTATGTTAGATGAAAACTGGTTAATATCATTATTTAAAAATAGATACTTTGATATAAAAAATAAAACTATTTTAAATAAAGAAGATAAAAAATATTTATTTTGTTTTGAAGAGGTTCTATTTGGGAAAAGAAGATTTAGAAGTCCTTGGAAAAATTTAAATGAATTTTATAAAGTTTTAGATTTTTCGACTATCGAAAGATATAAATTTAGAGAAAGTTTTGGATATATAACTAAAAATAGATTAAATAAACTGCAAGAAGAGTTAGAAAACATAATAAAAAAATATGAAAATGAAAATCTATTTTTTGCTTACCAAATAGTATCTTTTAATCTTGGGATAGCAAAAGATTTTTATTTATATGATGGTGATGAACTAATAGATATTGATGAAATTTCTACATTAAGAAAAAGATTAAAATATTCTATGAGAAATACAGTCCCATTTTATATATATTCGAATCAAAAAGTTTTATCAGACAATATAAAAATTGATTTAAAAACTATGTTATTTAGAATTTTTGAAGAAAAAAGTTTAGGTGAGTAGTTAAATACTTGCCTCTGGTTCTTTTATATAATACCCTTGAACATAATCTACACCTAGTTCTTTAACCTTATCAAATATTTCTTTACTTGATACAAATTCAGCAATAGTTTTTATATTTTGATCTTTTGCAAATTTTATAATCATTTTTACAATATTTTCATTACCACTATTTACTAATATATCTTTTATTAGTGATCCATCAATTTTTATATAATCAGCATTTAATTTTATTAAGTATTCAAAATTTGAGTAACCACTTCCAAAATCATCTATTGCAATTTTACAGCCAAGACTTCTAATTTCTTCTATAAAGT
Proteins encoded in this window:
- a CDS encoding sensor histidine kinase yields the protein MDNLNEHRLLRLIKLAPTFLVLLISSIIISFIYFDSKKTYEKDKKEIEIKFINDNKENIQTEVERVYTYIQYLQANTEAYLKKSIKDRVYEAYEISTNIYETYKDKKSKEEIFDLIKVSLDKIRFNEGRGYFFIDDEFGNKLLLPLDKANEGKNYISHSNEKEFTFIKRILETIKNKTERYDEYYWENPNTKQTARKIAFYKYFEPLNVIIGTGEYIEDFEKTVQKQALEYINMIRFKDGGYVFVMDHNGKLLSHPNISLMGKSYTDRYYLETSNEYNRFKNKDEGFYTFFQKDKLDKVRKKLSYLKNVYNWNWTIGAGFYEDEVVSSIEKLQEKNEQLYSSYIKKMSFILFILIFGLVSISLYLSRYLEKTLKEYKKELELKQSLLYQKTKMESMGEMIGNIAHQWRQPLSIIITSSSAMKIQKEMNILSDEMFFEFTSKINNSANHLSQTIDDFKDFFKPNRIKSKFFIKDSFNKAFDLISVQFNKQNINIIKNIDDIEIVSFENQLIQAFINILNNSRDELIKKEDDRYIFVDVKEIDGEIIISIKDNAGGIKIDHINRIFEPYFSTKTNLDGTGIGLYMTRDIVEKQLNGIIYAENINFEFEDKSFIGANFIIRLKV
- a CDS encoding NADPH-dependent FMN reductase — protein: MSKIGIIVASSNNNYKLAVQIQDIATQLHYETEIINLVNYNLPLYNTLEEDKNGIPESVLDLATKIMDLKAFIIVAPEYNGVMPPVLNNAMAWTSRATKNWRDAFNDKVLALATHSGGGGQKGLQAMRIMFQHLGANILAREILTNYEKGLNEDSAKAILQNLVKLSNA
- a CDS encoding PhoH family protein, producing the protein MKEKVYVLDTNIILQNLQNLYKISDNKSNHIVIPETVLLELEDKKKLDNELGYYSREFARLLAKMKIKEVDYKAGFKVVKLFNDDLNLNIIAKDKYDTQIEQFHISESNDKRIIEVANIAQEYFKGYQTIFLSLDVYARTFSLFKGIKTETLHDDKSTVPTFNFLKNIELDSSLFNSLDNKSILLIDEEYQMENFSYSFESGDGNTEYAIIANNKIDILKENDFKALTIKPVNIKQKLFSKAILSNMYDLLVIDAKAGSGKTLMSIVCAMRLIDLGLYDKIVYVRNSIESLDKGAEVGFLSGNEEKFRIYNMALYDTLEFIAKKHLKKSANRENKESINSKIDELKSKYIIETLWPGEARGRTLSGAIVIMDEWQNSSEKTTQLILSRLDESCMAIVIGSNRQIDNLYLNKYNNGLTSLLKQTSQVHSEIKMFAIELEKAVRGKFAQFTERIFEKRKD
- a CDS encoding HD domain-containing protein, which gives rise to MFKNALLNSDKRTKNSFLLKAKKSILKIIKDEKLKINIEGLEYFDNKALYQFVITTKSNSQRAIYTILLQTVRIVALLHDIGHLPFSHQVEYALKKIYDKIKVKENQQSLLKKEIIFKENYEKITKDCKDVLHEAIGEKFLKLLFDYELDELVYKTQDKEYLKLIKILALNILEEKNDGIFDFGVLHRFVDSTVDADRLDYINRDMLASGYITGPNDHIRITKQAVLVEQNDKFYLSFFDMSLIDIEHMLEMRFNLYKKVIFNHGIAKTDSLLENVVQYLANKYFEDRNEDEKLSNSISMLWNFENKNRQIELDTISMLDENWLISLFKNRYFDIKNKTILNKEDKKYLFCFEEVLFGKRRFRSPWKNLNEFYKVLDFSTIERYKFRESFGYITKNRLNKLQEELENIIKKYENENLFFAYQIVSFNLGIAKDFYLYDGDELIDIDEISTLRKRLKYSMRNTVPFYIYSNQKVLSDNIKIDLKTMLFRIFEEKSLGE